Proteins encoded together in one Salmo trutta chromosome 3, fSalTru1.1, whole genome shotgun sequence window:
- the trmt112 gene encoding multifunctional methyltransferase subunit TRM112-like protein, whose product MKLLTHNMLTSHVKGVTKGYPLLIKATEVKVSEVEFNPNFVSRMIPKLEWSALVQAADGLGHLQDLPAELVTDYENNEDFLRKVHRVLLEVEVLEGCLQCPESGREFPISRGVPNMLLNEDEA is encoded by the exons ATGAAACTACTGACGCACAACATGTTGACATCTCACGTGAAAGGGGTAACCAAAGGATACCCTCTCCTCATCAAG GCGACGGAGGTGAAAGTGAGTGAGGTGGAGTTTAATCCCAATTTCGTGAGTCGAATGATCCCCAAATTGGAGTGGAGCGCTCTGGTTCAGGCGGCTGATGGG CTGGGCCATCTCCAAGATTTACCTGCAGAACTGGTCACGGACTATGAGAATAATGAAGACTTCCTGCGTAAAGTACACAGGGTTCTGCTGGAG gtgGAGGTGCTGGAAGGGTGTCTGCAGTGCCCCGAGTCTGGCCGTGAGTTCCCCATCTCTCGGGGTGTCCCCAACATGCTGCTGAACGAGGACGAGGCATAG